A single genomic interval of Spirosoma linguale DSM 74 harbors:
- a CDS encoding TonB-dependent receptor (PFAM: TonB-dependent receptor~KEGG: hypothetical protein), with the protein MRNLLTVKQLIRLSLIVVHCTLFITLKSFAQSPGTISGQVVDSLTRKPLLEASVSLLSAKDSSLVNFGITDGEGRFSFPKIAEGQYRVLITYVGYRSRARRVVVTKTDPSPNVGAIDLVAQSQTLTEVSVQGERAPIAVKGDTLEFNAGSFKTRPNAQVEELLKKLPGVEVDRDGTVKAQGQAVTKVLVDGKPFFGNDPKMATRNLPADIIDKVQLFDQASEQSAFSGVDDGDREKTINITTKKDKRKGSFGQQSIGVGPQTGDRSAGPDARYSGRVSLNRFNNGRQISVLGMANNVNQQGFTAQDLGLGGNFGGAGQGQGGGGGGGGNVVRGGQGGGNFGGQNQVGSNAITQSWAAGINYRDGWGKKIDVVSSYNASNTNTLTQQSSRRENVLPGGATTRSDSSFVRNQTNGSDNTNTNHRVNLRLDYRLDSLTTIRLIPSLSWLNSSYSNQSDARTVNAQGALANASTTNYNSVGDGFTGNNSLLLFRKFRKRGRTFSVNWNIALNDQDNQGTNMSVNQFTRSNAPISTTGTSGTATTGQADTTGLFRQVINQRNNQQTNSMTNSVNVSYTEPLSMRQTLEFHYLLSNNHNTSNRAVNDFNEATSQYDLPNTVLSNRFVNDYVTNRAGLTWQTKRLKYTYAFGLDGQQASLQSTNLSRETNLSRTFTNLLPNALLTYNFAKQRTLRFNYRTRINAPSVNQLQPVANNTNPLNIQLGNPDLQPEYSHNISLNFNRFEPSTFRNLFASINASRTDNKIVNSTVFTQSGAQTTTPINTNGYYTVNGFLVLGQPVKIGTQKTNLNLRTNLTYNNGTSFINRQANQAKNWLVGQTVGLSSNFTEKLDLNLSANINLQSAKYSLQPQQNTTFLNQTVTLDVYYQLPGRFTLSTDVYYNHYGGNSASFNQSFTLWNATLAKQLFKQNQGELRLQVFDLLNQNQSIVRNVTDTYTEEVRSRVLNRYFMVSFVYNLRSFSAGVTPPRDPFSQPTRGQGGGFRRNG; encoded by the coding sequence ATGAGAAACTTACTGACTGTGAAGCAATTGATCCGACTTTCGCTAATCGTTGTTCATTGTACATTATTCATTACCCTTAAATCCTTCGCCCAGTCACCGGGTACAATCAGCGGGCAGGTAGTGGATTCGTTAACCCGAAAGCCTTTGCTTGAAGCGTCGGTATCGCTTTTATCGGCAAAGGATTCCTCACTGGTAAATTTTGGTATTACAGATGGAGAAGGACGTTTCTCGTTTCCCAAAATAGCCGAGGGACAATACCGCGTGCTGATTACGTATGTGGGTTACCGTAGCCGTGCCCGTCGGGTTGTGGTCACCAAAACCGACCCGTCGCCAAACGTTGGTGCTATTGATTTGGTCGCTCAGTCGCAAACGCTGACGGAAGTGTCTGTACAGGGCGAACGGGCACCCATTGCCGTAAAAGGCGACACGCTGGAGTTTAATGCCGGTTCGTTCAAAACCCGTCCTAATGCTCAGGTAGAAGAGTTACTGAAAAAACTGCCGGGCGTAGAAGTCGACCGGGATGGTACCGTTAAAGCGCAGGGCCAGGCTGTTACGAAAGTGCTGGTAGACGGAAAACCTTTTTTTGGCAATGACCCCAAAATGGCCACCCGAAATCTCCCTGCTGATATTATCGACAAAGTACAGCTCTTCGATCAGGCTTCGGAGCAATCCGCCTTTTCGGGCGTGGATGACGGCGACCGCGAAAAAACCATTAACATCACCACCAAGAAAGACAAACGGAAAGGGTCTTTCGGGCAGCAAAGCATTGGCGTCGGTCCTCAAACCGGCGACCGGAGCGCCGGACCGGATGCCCGGTATTCGGGGCGGGTGAGTTTAAATCGATTTAACAATGGTCGTCAGATTTCGGTGTTAGGAATGGCGAACAACGTCAACCAGCAGGGTTTCACGGCGCAGGATTTGGGGCTCGGCGGCAACTTCGGCGGGGCAGGTCAGGGCCAGGGTGGTGGCGGAGGTGGTGGCGGCAACGTGGTTCGTGGGGGCCAGGGTGGCGGTAATTTTGGCGGACAGAATCAGGTTGGTAGCAACGCCATCACGCAATCGTGGGCGGCCGGTATCAACTACCGCGACGGCTGGGGTAAAAAAATAGATGTTGTGAGCAGCTACAACGCCAGCAATACGAACACCCTCACCCAGCAAAGCAGCCGCCGGGAAAACGTTTTGCCCGGCGGAGCAACTACACGGTCGGACTCGTCTTTCGTACGGAATCAAACGAACGGTTCAGACAATACAAATACCAACCACCGGGTTAACTTACGACTCGATTATCGGCTCGATTCCCTGACCACAATTCGTCTTATACCGAGTTTGTCGTGGCTAAATTCGTCGTACAGCAACCAAAGTGATGCCCGAACGGTAAATGCACAGGGGGCATTGGCTAACGCAAGCACAACGAATTACAACTCCGTAGGGGATGGCTTTACCGGTAATAATTCGTTGCTCTTGTTCCGGAAGTTCAGGAAGCGCGGTCGTACTTTTTCGGTCAACTGGAACATTGCCCTGAACGATCAGGATAATCAGGGCACCAATATGTCCGTCAATCAATTTACCCGTTCTAATGCGCCGATCTCAACGACGGGCACATCAGGAACAGCGACAACAGGGCAGGCGGATACCACAGGCTTGTTCAGGCAGGTAATCAACCAGCGCAACAACCAGCAAACGAACTCCATGACCAACAGCGTAAACGTGAGTTACACGGAACCGCTGTCCATGCGCCAAACACTGGAGTTTCACTACCTCTTGTCCAATAACCACAACACGTCGAACCGGGCGGTCAATGATTTTAACGAGGCCACCAGCCAATACGACTTGCCCAATACGGTGCTGAGCAATCGGTTTGTAAACGACTACGTGACCAACCGCGCCGGTCTGACGTGGCAAACCAAGCGATTGAAATACACTTATGCCTTCGGGCTGGATGGGCAGCAGGCAAGTCTACAGTCAACTAACCTAAGCCGCGAAACCAACCTGAGCCGGACGTTTACGAACTTGCTCCCCAATGCGTTGCTTACCTATAATTTTGCCAAGCAGCGTACATTGCGCTTTAACTACCGTACCCGCATTAACGCGCCGTCGGTAAATCAGTTGCAGCCGGTTGCGAATAACACAAACCCGCTGAACATACAACTCGGTAACCCTGATCTACAGCCCGAATACAGCCATAATATCTCGCTGAACTTCAACCGGTTTGAGCCGTCGACGTTCCGGAATTTGTTTGCGTCGATAAACGCCAGCCGGACAGATAACAAAATTGTGAACTCAACGGTATTTACCCAATCGGGCGCACAGACCACAACACCGATCAATACAAATGGGTATTACACGGTCAACGGGTTTCTGGTGTTAGGGCAGCCGGTTAAGATTGGTACCCAGAAAACGAATCTGAACCTGCGAACCAACCTGACCTACAACAACGGCACTAGTTTTATCAATCGGCAGGCCAATCAGGCAAAAAACTGGCTGGTGGGACAAACGGTTGGCTTAAGCTCCAATTTTACCGAAAAGCTCGACCTGAATCTATCGGCGAATATCAATCTTCAGTCGGCCAAATACTCCTTGCAGCCTCAGCAGAATACGACCTTCCTGAACCAGACGGTTACGCTTGATGTGTACTACCAACTGCCGGGCCGTTTTACGCTCTCGACGGATGTGTATTACAATCACTACGGCGGTAACTCGGCTAGTTTCAATCAGTCGTTTACGCTGTGGAATGCAACACTGGCAAAGCAGTTATTTAAACAGAATCAGGGGGAATTGCGGCTTCAGGTGTTCGATTTGCTGAATCAGAACCAGAGTATTGTCCGAAATGTGACCGATACCTACACGGAAGAAGTCCGGAGCCGGGTGCTGAACCGCTATTTTATGGTAAGTTTTGTGTATAACCTGCGGAGTTTCAGCGCGGGTGTAACGCCACCAAGAGACCCATTTAGTCAGCCAACGCGCGGGCAGGGGGGAGGTTTCCGCCGGAATGGGTAA
- a CDS encoding YcfA family protein (PFAM: YcfA family protein~KEGG: gur:Gura_0355 hypothetical protein) produces MKIPRGLTGLELIKYLKPFGYEVIRQTGSHIRIQTTQNGQHYETIPRHDPIKIGTLNNILKNIAEHFGLTKEELARQLFG; encoded by the coding sequence ATGAAAATACCTCGCGGTCTAACTGGTTTGGAACTGATAAAATACTTAAAACCATTTGGCTATGAAGTCATTCGGCAAACGGGTAGTCATATTCGAATTCAAACAACACAGAATGGTCAACATTACGAAACCATACCGCGCCATGACCCAATTAAAATAGGCACATTAAATAATATCCTCAAGAATATTGCCGAGCATTTTGGCTTGACAAAAGAAGAGCTAGCCAGACAACTGTTCGGTTGA
- a CDS encoding protein of unknown function UPF0150 (PFAM: protein of unknown function UPF0150~KEGG: mca:MCA0653 hypothetical protein): MRELIFLVEEDPEGGYTAQAVGENIFTQGESIAELKTMIRDAVDCHYDDTSQWPQLIRLHFVKDEVFAL; encoded by the coding sequence ATGAGAGAATTAATCTTTTTGGTCGAAGAAGATCCTGAAGGCGGCTATACGGCTCAAGCGGTCGGCGAAAATATATTTACGCAGGGCGAAAGTATAGCTGAGTTGAAAACAATGATTCGGGATGCGGTTGACTGCCATTATGATGATACCTCACAGTGGCCACAACTGATTCGCCTTCATTTTGTGAAAGATGAGGTGTTTGCCTTATGA
- a CDS encoding peptidase M42 family protein (PFAM: peptidase M42 family protein; peptidase M20~KEGG: gme:Gmet_2294 peptidase M42) yields MNEQSKSFLYKYLNNASPTGFESSGQQIWLDYLKPYTDEYIVDTYGTAVGVIGPGKDYKVVIEAHSDEISWFVNYISDDGYLFVRRNGGSDALIAPSMRVNLHTKKGVVEGVFGWPAIHVRDLAKDTAPKVTDLFIDVGAATKQEVLDMGIHVGTVCTFSDGLMELNGRFYVGRALDNRMGGFMIAEVARLLKENNITLPFTLYIVNAVQEEIGLRGAEMIARRLKPDLAICTDVTHDTQSPKYDKKEQGDLKCGGGPVLCYGPAVQNNVLDFMIGVAEQQGIEFQRQAVSRSTGTDTDAFAYATEGIASALISLPLKYMHTTVETVHMDDVQNVIKLMYETLLALKGGEDFRYIK; encoded by the coding sequence ATGAACGAACAAAGTAAAAGTTTCCTCTACAAGTACTTAAACAATGCCTCCCCCACCGGTTTCGAATCGTCGGGGCAGCAGATCTGGTTAGATTACCTCAAGCCTTACACCGATGAGTATATTGTCGATACCTATGGCACGGCCGTAGGCGTCATAGGGCCCGGTAAAGACTATAAAGTCGTTATCGAAGCCCACTCCGACGAAATTTCCTGGTTTGTCAATTACATTTCCGATGACGGCTACCTGTTCGTCCGCCGAAACGGGGGATCCGATGCGCTCATTGCCCCGTCGATGCGGGTAAATCTGCATACGAAGAAAGGCGTAGTGGAAGGTGTTTTCGGCTGGCCCGCCATTCACGTACGGGACTTGGCAAAGGACACAGCCCCCAAAGTTACGGACCTGTTCATCGACGTGGGTGCAGCCACCAAACAGGAAGTGCTGGATATGGGCATCCACGTTGGCACGGTCTGCACCTTTTCCGACGGCTTGATGGAGTTGAACGGTCGCTTTTACGTTGGTCGAGCGCTAGACAACCGGATGGGTGGGTTCATGATCGCCGAAGTAGCCCGTCTGTTGAAGGAAAACAACATCACGCTTCCGTTTACGCTGTACATTGTCAATGCCGTTCAGGAAGAGATCGGTCTGCGGGGGGCAGAAATGATTGCCCGTCGGCTTAAGCCCGATCTCGCCATTTGTACCGACGTTACGCATGATACCCAGTCGCCCAAATACGACAAGAAAGAGCAGGGTGATCTGAAATGTGGCGGTGGACCCGTGCTATGCTATGGCCCGGCCGTTCAGAATAACGTACTCGATTTCATGATCGGCGTGGCCGAACAGCAGGGAATCGAATTTCAGCGGCAGGCGGTGAGCCGCTCGACCGGCACGGATACCGACGCCTTTGCCTACGCAACAGAAGGCATCGCATCGGCCCTGATCTCGCTCCCCCTGAAGTACATGCATACCACCGTTGAAACCGTGCATATGGATGATGTGCAGAACGTGATCAAGCTGATGTACGAAACGCTTCTGGCCCTGAAAGGTGGCGAAGATTTCCGGTATATAAAGTAA
- a CDS encoding conserved hypothetical protein (KEGG: hpa:HPAG1_0369 hypothetical protein) — protein sequence MNNIQIFVEGVADQKFLKDLIHEWYGIKLTKGKFAEKNSKIELGDIFDMGGKDSFEDPTKMHFLDPIIETLQIEEIPMLLIFDADKYSINKPIIEKLCIKRNFHYFLLPYNGTHPEPSRNDGDLETLLQEVICSENQIIFDCWQAYEECLKGRPSPNTASGIFTLPARKTKIYAYLEALVGESKNQKNKIKEEHRDYRNPKHWNLAPTHPPLKPLKDFLDPFFNNQ from the coding sequence ATGAATAACATTCAGATTTTTGTTGAGGGGGTTGCTGACCAGAAATTCTTAAAGGACCTAATTCACGAGTGGTACGGCATTAAACTAACCAAAGGGAAGTTCGCTGAGAAAAACTCTAAAATTGAGTTAGGCGATATTTTTGACATGGGTGGCAAAGACTCATTCGAAGATCCAACCAAGATGCATTTTCTTGATCCCATTATTGAGACGCTTCAAATTGAAGAGATACCTATGTTGCTTATTTTCGATGCCGATAAGTATAGTATAAACAAGCCTATTATTGAGAAACTCTGTATAAAACGTAATTTCCATTATTTTCTCTTGCCTTATAACGGTACTCATCCAGAACCAAGCAGGAATGATGGTGATTTAGAGACGCTACTTCAGGAGGTAATTTGCTCAGAAAACCAGATTATTTTTGATTGCTGGCAAGCTTATGAAGAATGCTTAAAGGGTAGACCTTCTCCGAATACAGCATCAGGTATATTTACGTTGCCTGCTCGCAAAACTAAAATATATGCTTATCTGGAAGCCTTGGTTGGCGAATCAAAAAATCAGAAGAACAAGATAAAGGAAGAACACCGCGATTACCGAAATCCTAAACACTGGAACTTAGCACCAACCCATCCACCTCTTAAACCTTTAAAAGACTTTTTAGACCCATTTTTCAATAACCAATGA
- a CDS encoding ATPase-like protein (KEGG: hhe:HH0800 hypothetical protein): protein MEKQHLTYFKIENFKRFDSFEMSNLGQFNLIVGDNNVGKTSVLEALTFDENLVYWRSNLQNTTNFRGFFGDQVNLKPEGIKDAEAWKLIFKDTVKPLIVTANSNHLLHMSLSLISYKDLSSSEVETIKKHSISTIPQLWIKQEFHNKVVSRFPQLLSAYFEDVAYLDDPSYIPFIPVNLSYGDDLVDYFYEYINVDKVLKKELEENLKNLIPNLEEVRVHRFSKTHEVLCVTLTNSNGIYPLVRYGDGTVKTTRILMETLLAKNKRFMIDEIGAGIHFLRLKDFWQTIIQLCAQNNTQLFATTHSLECQQAFIEALEEPEMQQYQKDARNISLIENKQGEVKAVTYDFGQFEYALNIGFNTRGGAR from the coding sequence ATGGAAAAGCAACACCTCACCTACTTCAAAATCGAGAACTTCAAGCGATTCGATTCCTTCGAGATGAGCAATCTGGGGCAGTTTAACCTGATTGTGGGGGACAATAATGTGGGGAAGACATCGGTACTAGAAGCGTTGACGTTTGATGAGAATCTTGTTTACTGGCGATCAAACCTTCAAAATACTACAAACTTTAGAGGTTTTTTTGGAGATCAAGTTAATCTAAAGCCAGAAGGTATTAAAGACGCAGAAGCTTGGAAGCTAATTTTTAAAGATACTGTAAAACCCCTAATAGTTACGGCTAATAGCAACCATCTTTTACATATGTCTTTATCATTAATCTCATATAAAGATTTAAGTAGTTCAGAAGTAGAAACGATAAAAAAGCACTCCATAAGTACCATCCCACAATTGTGGATTAAGCAAGAATTCCACAATAAGGTAGTTTCTCGATTTCCACAATTATTATCTGCTTACTTTGAAGATGTTGCGTATCTGGATGATCCTAGCTATATACCATTTATTCCTGTAAACTTAAGTTATGGCGATGATCTTGTCGACTATTTCTATGAGTATATAAATGTAGACAAAGTTTTAAAGAAAGAATTGGAAGAAAATTTAAAGAATCTGATTCCCAATCTTGAAGAAGTCAGAGTTCATCGATTTTCTAAAACTCACGAGGTGCTTTGTGTAACCTTGACAAATAGTAATGGGATTTATCCGCTAGTAAGATATGGAGATGGAACTGTCAAAACAACTCGCATATTGATGGAAACCTTATTAGCAAAAAATAAGCGGTTTATGATTGATGAAATCGGAGCAGGCATCCATTTTTTGAGACTTAAAGATTTTTGGCAAACAATCATTCAACTCTGCGCTCAAAATAACACCCAGCTCTTCGCCACTACCCATAGCCTTGAATGCCAACAAGCATTTATCGAAGCCTTAGAAGAGCCAGAAATGCAGCAGTATCAAAAAGACGCCCGCAATATTTCATTGATCGAGAATAAACAGGGTGAAGTAAAAGCTGTTACCTATGATTTTGGCCAGTTTGAATACGCGCTGAATATTGGCTTTAATACACGGGGTGGCGCACGATGA
- a CDS encoding transcriptional regulator, XRE family (PFAM: helix-turn-helix domain protein~SMART: helix-turn-helix domain protein~KEGG: hdu:HD1096 hypothetical protein): protein MSTLTNRGPAEKIRLQRLQRGLSQENMADLLNLSTTAYGDIERGKTDLTLSRLSQIANVLAISPLALLTDEAIPAQVVEEKSEEVASHELETLRLVVEKQQLELDKLRLEADYWKRKYDDRIAMEVLRSMGVEQKRERIGF from the coding sequence ATGAGCACTCTCACCAATCGTGGCCCGGCCGAAAAGATACGCTTACAACGGCTTCAGCGGGGTTTATCGCAGGAAAACATGGCCGATCTACTCAATCTGTCCACGACGGCCTACGGCGATATTGAACGCGGCAAAACTGACCTAACCCTCTCCCGACTCAGCCAGATAGCGAACGTTTTGGCTATTTCGCCCCTCGCCCTGCTCACCGACGAAGCCATTCCGGCGCAGGTTGTAGAGGAAAAATCGGAGGAAGTGGCCAGTCATGAACTCGAAACATTACGCCTTGTCGTCGAAAAGCAACAGTTGGAGTTGGACAAGCTCCGTCTGGAAGCCGACTACTGGAAACGCAAATACGACGACCGTATCGCCATGGAAGTGCTACGCTCGATGGGCGTGGAGCAGAAGCGCGAGCGGATTGGGTTTTGA
- a CDS encoding Endopeptidase Clp (PFAM: peptidase S14 ClpP~KEGG: afw:Anae109_3421 ATP-dependent Clp protease, proteolytic subunit ClpP), producing MNYEKEFRNFAVHHMGLNGLTVDGYVKHTVQNHSVENMTRSVIEERPMNFREVDVFSRLMADRIIFMGLPVDDNIANIIVAQLLFLESADPKKDILMYLNSPGGSVYAGLGIYDTMQYVRPDVATVCTSLAASMGAVLLAGGAAGKRSALPHARVMIHQPSGGAQGQSVDIEITAREIVKLRVELYEILAHHSGKTVEEIEKDSDRDKWMRAEEAKEYGLIDEVLRREK from the coding sequence ATGAATTACGAAAAAGAATTCCGCAATTTCGCCGTGCATCACATGGGTCTTAACGGCCTGACGGTGGACGGTTACGTGAAGCACACTGTGCAGAATCATAGCGTTGAAAACATGACCCGCTCGGTCATTGAAGAACGCCCCATGAACTTCCGCGAAGTAGACGTGTTCTCGCGGCTTATGGCCGACCGCATTATTTTTATGGGTCTGCCCGTTGACGACAACATCGCTAATATCATTGTAGCTCAGTTGCTCTTCCTGGAGTCGGCTGATCCTAAAAAGGACATCCTGATGTATCTGAACAGCCCGGGTGGTTCGGTTTACGCCGGTTTAGGTATTTACGACACTATGCAGTACGTTCGGCCGGATGTAGCAACCGTTTGCACCAGCCTGGCTGCGTCGATGGGTGCTGTATTGCTGGCAGGTGGTGCCGCTGGCAAGCGTTCGGCGTTGCCACACGCCCGAGTTATGATTCACCAGCCATCGGGCGGTGCGCAGGGGCAGTCGGTCGATATCGAAATCACAGCTCGGGAAATCGTGAAGCTGCGTGTTGAATTATATGAAATTCTGGCGCACCACTCCGGTAAAACCGTCGAAGAAATCGAGAAAGACTCGGATCGTGACAAATGGATGCGGGCCGAAGAAGCCAAAGAATATGGCTTGATCGACGAAGTACTGCGTCGGGAAAAATAG
- a CDS encoding hypothetical protein (KEGG: Dgri_pcx; pecanex), giving the protein MWKSPLTSPCSNYNEQKSNSIHAPSYPPPHHLHPLPAHLHDHSAVGIGCGGGTAVRAGQPLLRLQSDILDTKLCLLALQQGEKQDYIHDQAKLTNLFQEHLITTPDAAMALELRPPLYRQQYEQLRFLNRESQQTEAKRQRELETSQKLLNDKVIARNEHEDKEFAWQSAVAQHQTQVERQRAE; this is encoded by the coding sequence ATGTGGAAGTCGCCCCTAACAAGCCCCTGTTCAAATTATAACGAACAGAAATCCAATAGCATACATGCACCTTCTTACCCACCTCCCCACCATCTCCACCCGCTCCCAGCTCATTTACACGACCATTCTGCTGTCGGTATTGGGTGCGGTGGCGGCACTGCCGTCAGGGCCGGGCAACCATTACTACGTCTACAAAGCGACATTCTCGACACTAAATTATGCCTGCTGGCCCTGCAACAGGGCGAAAAACAAGACTATATTCACGACCAGGCAAAACTAACCAATCTGTTTCAGGAACATCTTATCACAACGCCGGATGCGGCTATGGCGCTGGAACTTCGCCCCCCTCTTTACCGACAGCAATACGAGCAACTTCGGTTCTTGAACCGCGAAAGTCAGCAAACAGAGGCCAAACGACAACGAGAATTGGAAACCAGTCAAAAGCTTCTGAACGATAAGGTTATTGCCCGTAACGAACACGAAGACAAAGAATTTGCCTGGCAGTCGGCCGTGGCGCAGCACCAGACCCAGGTCGAGCGCCAACGAGCCGAGTAG
- a CDS encoding hypothetical protein (KEGG: cjr:CJE1602 capsular polysaccharide biosynthesis protein, putative) — protein sequence MKIKLCLFTISFLSHTANCQSHKFIGYVLDSLTKQPIELANIQLYNSDVSISTNKQGIFYIDQKNLSSYIGVSCVGYEKKQYYLEVGKESFIILLRQSVHTLSTITVKSIKADSLVKLAFKSLAYNVYYPATYNLYKLQETVKRNDTCLYEGKASIKVFSVSAFDNIENNQVKLLSHETTIKDSLAVFDLNLMNSPYSVVFYDLIKVKPNFMRGNTKNIKYVYEDTLTYNGYKAHKISFYSNSYNGFMYIEDISYRFIKVEFNVLSNKPFSKNLKYIKFYQKVTIQYKKEYNKTFLESGKIVIKARKSSNSPALEIDCHFILDNILTQNITPFSDVEVAPNKPLFKL from the coding sequence ATGAAAATCAAACTTTGCCTATTCACTATCTCGTTTTTATCTCATACGGCAAATTGTCAGTCTCACAAATTCATAGGATACGTTCTAGATTCGCTCACAAAACAGCCTATTGAGTTAGCCAATATCCAGTTATATAATAGTGATGTAAGTATAAGTACGAACAAGCAAGGTATATTTTATATTGATCAAAAAAATTTGAGTTCTTATATCGGCGTTTCCTGTGTCGGATATGAGAAAAAACAATATTACCTGGAAGTAGGTAAAGAATCATTTATTATCTTGTTAAGACAGTCAGTACATACCTTGTCGACAATTACAGTTAAATCTATAAAAGCAGATTCACTCGTAAAGCTTGCTTTCAAGAGTTTAGCCTATAATGTTTATTACCCTGCTACTTACAATCTATATAAACTTCAAGAAACTGTCAAACGAAATGATACATGTCTTTATGAAGGTAAAGCATCAATAAAGGTGTTTTCTGTGTCAGCATTTGACAATATAGAAAACAATCAAGTCAAATTATTAAGTCATGAAACAACGATTAAAGATAGCCTTGCAGTTTTTGATTTAAACCTTATGAATAGCCCTTACAGTGTAGTATTTTATGACTTGATTAAGGTAAAGCCCAATTTCATGAGAGGTAATACAAAAAATATAAAATACGTTTATGAAGATACGCTTACATATAATGGATATAAAGCTCATAAGATTAGCTTTTATTCTAATTCATATAATGGTTTTATGTACATTGAAGACATCAGCTACAGATTCATTAAAGTAGAATTCAACGTACTATCTAACAAACCATTCTCTAAAAATTTAAAATACATAAAATTCTATCAAAAAGTTACCATTCAATATAAAAAGGAATACAATAAAACATTTTTAGAATCAGGAAAAATTGTAATAAAAGCTAGAAAATCATCTAACTCCCCAGCTCTTGAAATAGATTGTCACTTTATTCTTGACAATATCCTTACTCAAAATATTACTCCTTTTTCAGATGTGGAAGTCGCCCCTAACAAGCCCCTGTTCAAATTATAA